From the genome of Pseudomonas bubulae:
AAGGGCCACCGTTTCTGGACGGCAGGGGCCTGTGGCAGCTGATCTTCGATGCCAACGGTCAGCATTACCTGCAACTGGATCCGGGTGCTACCGACCTGCCGATGCCCATCAAGGGGTATCGCCTGAGCACCGGGCATTTGAGCTTTAAATACAACATCCGGCTTGAGTTGCCCTGGGGCGAACACGACGAGAATATCGAGCCCACCACCCGTGAAGTGGTGCAGCCCTTCATCGAATTCGCCACGCAAAAGCGACTTCTCTCAATGCGGGCCCAGCAGTCCAGTACGCTGGAAACCTTTTTCGACAGCCGCCAGCCAATGGACGTTGATTATTGCTTCGAGCAGATTGGTGATCAGCGCTTTTCGATCAGTGCCCGCGCCAGCGAACCCTGGAATGCCCAGTGGTTCTTTTTTGATAACGCAATGTGGCTGTATATCGACTCATGCGGAGCGCTTTACCGATGGAATGCTTGACCTTCTGGCTGCGCCGCTGCCTGTTGCTCTCCCTCGTACTTGCCAGCAGCGTGGCCAGCGCAGAGCCTCTGCGCCAGGTATTCCTGGTACAAAATTCAGGCTGGATGGAGCCGTTCTACAGCGATCCGTCATCGCCGTTCAAGTCGATGGTCACCCAACTGGTGGGCACTGCTGCCGGCAGGGCAGAAGTCGTCATTGGCGGGTTCAACCAGGCTGACAGTCAGCACCCTTCGCCCGAGTGGATCTATCGCGGCCCGGCCAACCACGCTGCACTGCCCAACTACGTCAATGGCTTGAAGCTGGAGCGCAAAGCCAGCGGTGCCTATGCCGACACGGATTTCAAAGAGGCTTTGCTGGCCTCAATCACCACCGGGCTGGAAGGTCGCGAGGGTATTGTCTGGATCATCACCAACAATAAAAACAGCCCGAACAACAGCAGCGAAACCCAGGCCAAAAACCGCGAATTCTACGACCTGTTGCATAGCGAAGCAGCTATCACCCGGATTGCCGCCTTCCCGCAGAAAATGCCGGTCAAAGGCCCCAACTACGAAGCCAACGGGTTGATGATCTACGCTCTGGCCTATGGTCAAAAAGCCGGCGTGGCACTGGAGCAGGTGCTCAATCAGCCTGCCCTCGCCAGCTTGCTTAAAGATGACCGGGTACGGCTAAAGCCGTTGACCCAGGCTGCCGTGCGCTTTATTCCTACCGGTGTTGAAGACACTCAGGACGTGAGTGCCGAACTGGCCCCCGACCAGCAAACGGTCATCCTCAATATCAACGTCGACAGCTCGCCGAAAACGGCAGTGCTGCTGGGCAAATTCGAAAACCAGTTCAACCCTTACCAGATTCATGACGCGAAAATAGGCATGACCCTGGACATGCCGGGCGAAGCCCTGAACTCGAATATATCGCTGGACCGCCTGACAGACCTCGAGCCAGGCGCCCGCTCCGACGAGCTGAAGATCAGCCTGCAACTGCCGCCCCTGCCATCGCAATGGTCCAGCGATGTGATCTTTTCCAGCGGTTACCAACGCGCCGGCAGCATCAGCATCAACCTCAGCGAGCAACAACTGCGTATCTCCCAGGGGTTCATTGCACGCATGAATGAACTGTTCCCCGGTGACGCCCTGCCTGACGTATTTATCCCCTCCGGTGAAGCCACTACTTCCGAGACCCGTCTGCCGGTTGTGCTGAAAATCAGCTACCCGCTCGGTCCGGTGCTCATGCTGCTGGGGCTGTTTATTCTGCTCTTGATTGGCGCCCTGCTGGCTGCCTTGCTGATTGCAGGCAAAAAGACCCTGACCGTGATCGTCGAAGGTGTGCCCCAGTCTTATCCGCTCAAGCCCTTCAGCAGTGCCGGCGTATACGATTCAAACCAGAACAGGGTCGCGACCCTCAAGCGCGCCCTGTTTGGTGCCCGCCTGGAAAATATCCAGCCCGATACCGCCGTACGACTCAAGTAACCCCACACGCATAGCAAGGAAGTTTTATACATGGCACAGACCAGCACATTGCCAGCACCTATCGAAAGCGAAAGCCCTGCACCTGCGCCGTCGCCCATGACCACCACTCTGGCCGCGCCGCAACCGCTGGGCCTTGACCTCGGGGCGAAGAAAGTCGACAGCCGCGATGCCCTGATTGGCGTCGCCGTGCTGGTGGTACTGGCCATCCTGTTTTTCGTGATCAAAAACGCCTATGCCAACTGGCGCGTACGTGAGCGTGTCGCACCGAGCCGGGCAAACGCCTCGGGCTGGTTCCTGTTTCTGGGCCTGTTGATGATCGCCATCATGGCCGTGCTCGCCGTACTCAACTCGGGGCAGTTCCTTGCGCCGCTCTACATCGCACCGTTGGGTGGCGTAGCTGCCATCTCGCTGGTGGCATGGCTGATGACGTTTTCGGCCAAACGCTGAGCTCATCGGCCGTTGGCAGACACCTGTCTTTGGCCCGCCTGACCTGAATACTGGATTAACACACCGAAAGCATCGGTTGCCCCCAAGGGCTCATGGAGTTTGAGATGGACAAGAGTGAAGAACTGACCGGCCCTGCAACCCCTCCGGTCTGCGACAAAATATACCCCACTTTGTTTATCGCTCTTGGCGGCACCGGTATGAAGGTCAATATTCGCCTGCGCCGGCGCATCCTTAATGCGATCTGGGGAGGCAATAATCAAGTCCAACATATCTCGGATTTCCCGCTGGTGCAGTTCATCAATTTCGACCTCGATTCAGGTGAAGTAACCCAGGATGGTAAGTCAGTAAAAACCGACGTGCTGGCCGAGCAAGTGGCCTTCACCTCTGAAGAGAAAGTCATTGAGCCTCTGCATCTGAGCAAATACACCCACTCCATGGATGAGCTCAATCGCCACCGTGAAGTGGCCGAATGGTTCCCGCTGACACCAGATAAAATCAAAGCTTTAGGCATCGACCCCTCCAAGGGGGCAGGGCAGATTCGTGCACTGTCACGCCTGTATTTCTTCGACAAATATCCAAAAATCCGCGACAAAATGCGCGACAAAGTCGGGCGTTTGCTCAATAACATTGGTACTCAAGCAGACAAGCTGAAAAAACTTGGTCTGGAAATCGAACCGGGAAAACTGCGGATCGTTATTACCGGCTCAGCCGCCGGGGGTACCGGCTCCGGTGCATTCCTGGACATGGGCTATCTGGCCAAGGCCATCCTTAAAGAAAAAAACATTGTTGGCAAGGTCGACTTGTTCCTCGTCCTGCCAGGCGGTTTCCAAGCCTTCAACAGCGAGCGTGTTCAAGCGAACGGCTACGCTGCATTGATGGAAATGGAAACCTGCATGCGCGGCAATCCCCTGCTAAAACATTGGGACGCCTCCGACAATCTGTTTATCGACAGTCGCCCCTACGATGACGTTTTCATCCTAGACAACAGCAACGTCGCACAAGCAAGAACCGAGAATCAGGAAGACGTCTATGAAATGCTTTCCGACATCTTGTTCACCGACTTCACTTCACAAGACTTCGCCAACAAAAAGCGATCAGTTTCCGTAAACCAAAACCTGTTCAAGACCGAGAACTTTGATGTCAGCCTGCCGCGCGACTATGGCGACAACAACACACTGCAGTTTCCTCGTATCTACTCCTCGGTCGGGCAGGCCGTTCTCGACACACAAATTGACGCCCGCCAGAACGTACGTCTGAATCAGCAAGTGCAGCACATGCTTAAGGCGTTTTTCGGCGTCGCCAATAGCGAAGTCATCAGTAATCGTCCAACCGATAAAGAGCGTGACGAATTCCTGAAGGAACAACTCACCATCACGGCACGTACCTTCACCGACCTGCCAGAATTTCTGTCCCGTGTGGAGTTAACCCAAGCCACTGGCGAGTTCACTCACTATCAGATCGCCGATGATCTGCTACAGGTAGAAGGTGACAACAGTGTCATTGCGCAAATTGAGCACAAAGTCGAATCTCTGTTCGAGCGCTTGCAAAATGGCGGCGCCGATAAGGATCAATGGCTGACCCTGGTCCGCGAGATTCAACAGCAGCTTGAGCGTGACACCAAAGGCAGCTCTATCGACAGCGCCGAGCGTAACCATGAAGTGCGGATCAAGGAAAACCGACTGAAACGTTTCGCACAATGGACACGCGAAGATAGCTTGCCGGAGCAATTGTTCCGTCGTCTGGATGATGACGAGCGCGGAGGGCTGGATTACATCCTGGCACTGGTCGAAATGATCAAAGACCGCCTTGAAAACGACAATGGCATCATCCCTGCGCTGGAGAAAAATGCCGGACGCTTTAAAGAACTGTCGGAAAAGCTCGAATCATCTGAGCTGGCACGCGAGTTCGAGCGCCTGAAAGAAACGACTGGCAAAGGACTATTGGCGCGACTGAGCGGTAAAGATAAACAAGCCGACACTGTGATCAGCCAGGTCAAAGATACCCTGCGTGAAAGCCTGTTGTTCTACGTACGTTCGATTGCCGCGCGCGAAGCGGCTCAGTTGCTGCGTGATATCTCTGAATGGTTGGGCCGCAAAGGACCAGTAGACGTCAACGGTCGCCCTGTGTGGAGCGGTTTTGTAGGACGCCTGCAGGACGGCCGTAACGCAGTTGATCATCTTTTGCATCGCATCGACTCAAACATCGCCAAAATCAATGCCGGGCTTCAGACTCAACACGCCACGCTGATTCCGCTAAAACTGGTGCAAAGTGACGACCGTCATCCCGTCGACAGCCAGCAAGTACGCGAGTGGGCCAAGGACGCTTTCAAAGACTTTGGTGGCTCAAAAGCCTTGTTTGGCAAGTTGCAGACCAAAGAAGGTCAAGAGGAACTGCTACAGGCGCTGCGCAATAAAGCAGTGCATCAGTTACCTAAAAATCAAGCGGATGTGGATCCGTTGATGACCGCATTGGCGGCACTACCCCCCGAAGAACAGCGAGAGAAGTTCAGGATGTTGTTGCTGCGGGCCATGCCATGGGTACCGCTTAACCTCAATGGTGATTTCAATATCCACAAAGACCTCTATACCTGCCTGATTGGCGTACACAACTCGACTGAATTCAACCGCTTGTTTGGCGCTCAAATTGCGGAATGCTTGCCACAAGGCGCGGGTATCACAGCAGGACAAATCAATTTCTTTGAATCAGGCATGCCCGGCAAACTGGTGTGCTACACCGAATTGAGCGGGTTCCCGATCCCAGCTATCACCCAGCTGTCGACGTACCTAGCCAGCTATCGTAAAGAAAGCGCCTCCATCCCCCTGCATATCCATAAACGCATTAGCCAATTCGTACAACCGATCCAGTTCAATCAAGAGCAGTACCGCGAGTTCGCTGAGGATTTCAAACTCTACTTGCATGCCATTGGCTTGGGCGTCCTCAAGCGTCTGAACAACGGGCTGTATGAGTTCATGCTGGCCAAGGACAACTTCACCGTGGGCGATGAGTTTTCTATTCGCCAAAGCCGGTTCCATAGCATCCACCGTGCCGACATCGAACGTCAGGTCAACGACAAGGCCAAAGGCCTTAACGCCTTCCAAGTTGCGGTGCTGGCGACGATTTTCGAAGACATGAGCAGCACGGCCTATAAGCCGAAAAAGAAAGATGAAGGCGGACGCTCATATAATTTCAAAGCCTTCCCATGCAACATCGCAGAACTCTTAAAGCAAGAGTATCTGGAACGCCTTGACCGTCAGGCACCGACTGATGCGAAAAACCTCAAAGACCGCGCTGAAACCCTTATGGAGCAATGGGGGCAGCGGATCGAAGGCTCAAAAGCCGACGTCTATCACGATGAAGTTGAGGGTGATCACGGCGAAAAACTCACGGTAAATAAAGAGTTCTTCACCGACGGCTGGCTGGAAAATCTGTCCACCCAGGCAAGCACTGCACCTGCAGCCCCTGGTATGGCCCCACCACCACCGTTCGCCGCACC
Proteins encoded in this window:
- a CDS encoding tubulin-like doman-containing protein; the protein is MDKSEELTGPATPPVCDKIYPTLFIALGGTGMKVNIRLRRRILNAIWGGNNQVQHISDFPLVQFINFDLDSGEVTQDGKSVKTDVLAEQVAFTSEEKVIEPLHLSKYTHSMDELNRHREVAEWFPLTPDKIKALGIDPSKGAGQIRALSRLYFFDKYPKIRDKMRDKVGRLLNNIGTQADKLKKLGLEIEPGKLRIVITGSAAGGTGSGAFLDMGYLAKAILKEKNIVGKVDLFLVLPGGFQAFNSERVQANGYAALMEMETCMRGNPLLKHWDASDNLFIDSRPYDDVFILDNSNVAQARTENQEDVYEMLSDILFTDFTSQDFANKKRSVSVNQNLFKTENFDVSLPRDYGDNNTLQFPRIYSSVGQAVLDTQIDARQNVRLNQQVQHMLKAFFGVANSEVISNRPTDKERDEFLKEQLTITARTFTDLPEFLSRVELTQATGEFTHYQIADDLLQVEGDNSVIAQIEHKVESLFERLQNGGADKDQWLTLVREIQQQLERDTKGSSIDSAERNHEVRIKENRLKRFAQWTREDSLPEQLFRRLDDDERGGLDYILALVEMIKDRLENDNGIIPALEKNAGRFKELSEKLESSELAREFERLKETTGKGLLARLSGKDKQADTVISQVKDTLRESLLFYVRSIAAREAAQLLRDISEWLGRKGPVDVNGRPVWSGFVGRLQDGRNAVDHLLHRIDSNIAKINAGLQTQHATLIPLKLVQSDDRHPVDSQQVREWAKDAFKDFGGSKALFGKLQTKEGQEELLQALRNKAVHQLPKNQADVDPLMTALAALPPEEQREKFRMLLLRAMPWVPLNLNGDFNIHKDLYTCLIGVHNSTEFNRLFGAQIAECLPQGAGITAGQINFFESGMPGKLVCYTELSGFPIPAITQLSTYLASYRKESASIPLHIHKRISQFVQPIQFNQEQYREFAEDFKLYLHAIGLGVLKRLNNGLYEFMLAKDNFTVGDEFSIRQSRFHSIHRADIERQVNDKAKGLNAFQVAVLATIFEDMSSTAYKPKKKDEGGRSYNFKAFPCNIAELLKQEYLERLDRQAPTDAKNLKDRAETLMEQWGQRIEGSKADVYHDEVEGDHGEKLTVNKEFFTDGWLENLSTQASTAPAAPGMAPPPPFAAPQHSYHLSVSGTNYGPYNTQQLQQYVQSGQITRDSLLWREGMPAWQTAGQIMELAHLFAPAVGGPPLTAPAPPPAP